One Formosa agariphila KMM 3901 genomic window, CTTCAATAAGTAACCTATATTTCCATTCAAAAGTATATGAATCGGGTAATAGTGCTGGGTCACCTACAGATATACTACCAAACGAGATATCACCAATATTTCCATCGTAAGATGCGCCGTCTAATCCTAAAATATTGTCTAAAGTTTTATCTAGACTTTGGCCTGCTTTTTCTGATGTTTTATTTATTACCACATCTTCGGTAACTTGTTCTAATTTGTTTTTTAATTTCCTTAAAAACTGGCTATGCATAGATGTGGTACACATTAACAATGCTAATACAAATAATAAATTTTTTGTTTTCATAATATTTTTTTTAAGATTATTGACATTTTTTTATTGAATGACACTACAATACATCATACTATTTTATAGACATTAACTCTAGTTCACGATATTCTGTGGGTGTTATTTTATATTCTTTTTTAAAGCATTTTATAAAATATGATGGTGTATTAAATCCTGCTTCATAGGCAACTTCATTCACTAAAAGGTTTTGCTTATTTTTAAGTATTTTCTTAGCTTTATATAAGCGTTGTTTTCTAATAAATGCAGACGTGCTTAAATTAGTACATTGGTATATTTTACGATGCAATTGCATACGACTCATACCTATTTCTTTACTAAATGTTTTAACGTTAAAATCAGGATTGTCTAGGTGTTTGTTTAAAGTGTTTTTAACGTTCTCTAAAAAGATGCTATTTGAGTCTTGTATTGGAACTTCGCTATTTGCTAAGGCTATGTTAGGAGTCACAATTTTATTAGAATTGATTAAATTTATTATACGTCTTTTTAATACATCTACACTAAAAGGTTTGTAGACAAAATCGTTTGCTCCACATTTTAAACCTTCAAGCTCAATATCATCATCAATACTAGCAGTTAAAACAAGTATAGGAATG contains:
- a CDS encoding response regulator transcription factor, whose product is MILKHQVKSNSFLIEIANEVNQQDHYLKSFKHTALNDSFPIINQAIPEDYTLSITQDAKFKAKVLIVEDHDKMLKFITKSLEEHYDIYTATDGKEGIKKAKSILPDVIVSDLRMPVIDGLKLCSVLKADENTAHIPILVLTASIDDDIELEGLKCGANDFVYKPFSVDVLKRRIINLINSNKIVTPNIALANSEVPIQDSNSIFLENVKNTLNKHLDNPDFNVKTFSKEIGMSRMQLHRKIYQCTNLSTSAFIRKQRLYKAKKILKNKQNLLVNEVAYEAGFNTPSYFIKCFKKEYKITPTEYRELELMSIK